In Candidatus Krumholzibacteriia bacterium, a single window of DNA contains:
- a CDS encoding amphi-Trp domain-containing protein — MEQAVVAKDRMHNGEFEKSEVKFENNLPLAEAVSYFEAVVAGLRQGSINVRHGDKDVTLKPTQTVDIEVKAVRKKKKEGITFEIFWRIPESELSISSQ; from the coding sequence ATGGAACAAGCAGTGGTCGCCAAGGACCGTATGCACAACGGCGAGTTTGAAAAGAGCGAAGTGAAGTTCGAGAACAACCTGCCCCTGGCGGAGGCGGTCTCGTACTTCGAAGCCGTGGTCGCCGGGCTCCGGCAGGGCAGCATCAACGTGCGGCATGGCGACAAGGACGTGACCTTGAAGCCGACGCAGACCGTGGACATCGAGGTCAAAGCAGTGCGCAAGAAGAAGAAGGAAGGAATCACCTTCGAGATCTTCTGGCGCATTCCCGAGTCGGAGCTGTCGATCTCCTCGCAGTAG